CGCTTGCCTCTCTTTTTATAGGAATACCTATTTTTGGTAATCCTACAGCAGGCTTTATCTCTTTTTCCAGTAACCTCTTCCCTTCCCTTTCTTTTGCGAGATTTATCTTTATCATCCCTCCATACCTCTTATACTTAAGGTATACGGAATAAAGAAGTTAGGCTTTATGCTTTCTATGTCAAGGAGACCAAGTATGGGTAGATTTTCAAGAACTCTTGTGAGAAGACTCTCTTCTGAGAGTATGGGACCTGCTATATAAACACTTGAAAGATCGTTTATGACCACTATGTTTCTCACCTCGGCAAAAAAGTTCTCTAAGGATTGTTCATCTTTTTTGTTAAGGTATTCAGTATAGCTCCAGGGTATGACAAAGTACGATACGTTTATTGGTGAGTAAGTTACCAACAGTGCATACCCATAATCTACGTAAAGTACCGAAAAAGGAACGGGCAGCTCGTTATACAGACCATAGTTCACTATAGTTATAACTTCATAATCCAGTATTCTCAATTTCATGCCTGCAGATTCTACGATCTTTTTGAGGTTATTTATGGCTTCCTCTCTGGCAAGGGTCAAAAGCATGATCACATTTTTGCTCTCTTTACTTTTCTCAAGTATATAGTAGTCGTAAAGAGTACCTTCCTTTATCATAGACAGCTCTCTTTTTATAGCCCAATCTATGGCATGCTG
This Hydrogenobacter sp. DNA region includes the following protein-coding sequences:
- a CDS encoding pilus assembly protein PilM, which produces MKLTLPKIKLPTLRKVKVSLSLQITEKVLRILDLNQEKKPVFEPVEVIWEGKSDSEKINILKTYVDRYNLKGRDVISCLSVNDGLLKFYKYPVTMSQKDLQHAIDWAIKRELSMIKEGTLYDYYILEKSKESKNVIMLLTLAREEAINNLKKIVESAGMKLRILDYEVITIVNYGLYNELPVPFSVLYVDYGYALLVTYSPINVSYFVIPWSYTEYLNKKDEQSLENFFAEVRNIVVINDLSSVYIAGPILSEESLLTRVLENLPILGLLDIESIKPNFFIPYTLSIRGMEG